Proteins from one Longimicrobium sp. genomic window:
- a CDS encoding AAA family ATPase, whose translation MSSPALRPELEISLHLAVLEAERRGHAYAGLEHLLFALLHDEASASAVASAGADVERLKRRIDRFLIDEVEAAHDGPPESVTPTLAFRRVVQEAALQVLRSGREEVTGVHVLVEMFAEDESFAVHFLQEEGVTRLAMMRAAAHGPGRPSTGVTRRVEVGADGEAAGEGDEGRTKPGEALQRFTVELTRLAAEGKLDPLIGREKEISRAIHVLARRRKNNPLFVGDPGVGKTALAEGLALKVHAGEVPSPLRNAEIYALDMGALLAGTRYRGDFEERLKGVLGELQQRPRAILFIDEIHTVVGAGSTSGGSMDASNLLKPALASGLRCIGSTTYEEHRSHFEKDRALARRFQKIDVLEPGVDETVRILEGLRGRYEEFHRVRYTPGALRAAAELSSRYLHDRRLPDKAIDVLDEAGADVRLATAEDDEAWPTVGEEVVERILASMAQVPPKTVAGSDRERLRTLETELKRRVFGQDAALGQIAAAIKLSRAGLRDPRKPIGSFLFTGPTGVGKTEVARSLAEVMGIELIRFDMSEYMEPHTVSRLIGAPPGYVGFDQAGLLTEAVSRTPHAVLLLDEVEKAHPDVFNLLLQVMDYGRLTDNNGKHADFRNVVLVMTSNVGAEEISRRRAGFTAGMVGGDDDRAFERTFPPEFRNRLDARISFAPLNLAVMERIVDRLVGEACDRLAARNVHLILDAGARAWLAERGLDPLMGARPLARLIQDELLRPLGDEILFGRLEQGGTVTAGVEGGRLAFRYADAVDIVAISAPMV comes from the coding sequence ATGTCGAGCCCCGCCTTGCGTCCCGAGCTGGAGATCAGCCTGCACCTTGCCGTCCTCGAGGCGGAACGGCGCGGCCACGCCTACGCCGGCCTGGAGCACCTCCTCTTCGCGCTCCTCCACGACGAAGCCAGCGCCTCGGCGGTCGCCTCCGCCGGCGCCGACGTGGAGCGGCTGAAGCGCCGCATCGACCGGTTCCTGATCGACGAGGTCGAGGCCGCGCACGACGGGCCGCCGGAGTCGGTGACGCCCACGCTCGCCTTCCGCCGCGTGGTGCAGGAGGCCGCGCTGCAGGTCCTCCGCTCCGGCCGCGAGGAGGTCACCGGCGTGCACGTGCTCGTCGAGATGTTCGCCGAGGACGAGTCGTTCGCCGTGCACTTCCTGCAGGAGGAGGGCGTCACCCGGCTGGCGATGATGCGCGCCGCCGCGCACGGCCCCGGCCGCCCCTCCACCGGCGTCACCCGCCGCGTCGAGGTCGGCGCCGACGGCGAGGCGGCGGGGGAGGGGGATGAAGGGCGAACGAAGCCGGGCGAGGCGCTGCAGCGCTTCACCGTCGAGCTCACCCGCCTGGCCGCCGAGGGGAAGCTCGATCCGCTGATCGGCCGCGAGAAGGAGATCAGCCGGGCGATCCACGTGCTGGCCCGGCGCCGCAAGAACAACCCGCTCTTCGTCGGCGACCCCGGCGTCGGCAAGACCGCGCTGGCCGAGGGGCTCGCGCTGAAGGTGCACGCGGGCGAAGTGCCGTCTCCCTTGCGAAATGCGGAGATCTACGCGCTGGACATGGGCGCCCTCCTGGCCGGCACGCGCTATCGCGGCGACTTCGAAGAGCGGCTGAAGGGGGTGCTCGGCGAATTGCAGCAGCGGCCCCGCGCAATCCTTTTCATCGACGAGATACACACCGTGGTTGGCGCCGGTAGCACCTCGGGCGGCTCCATGGACGCCAGCAACCTGCTGAAGCCCGCGCTGGCATCCGGCCTGCGCTGCATCGGCTCGACGACCTACGAGGAGCACCGCTCGCACTTCGAGAAGGACCGCGCCCTCGCGCGGCGCTTCCAGAAGATCGACGTGCTCGAGCCGGGCGTCGACGAGACGGTGCGGATTCTCGAAGGGCTGCGCGGGCGCTACGAGGAGTTCCACCGCGTCCGCTACACGCCCGGGGCCCTCCGCGCCGCCGCGGAGCTCTCCTCGCGCTACCTGCACGACCGCCGCCTTCCCGACAAGGCCATCGACGTGCTCGACGAGGCCGGCGCCGACGTGCGCCTCGCCACGGCGGAGGACGACGAGGCGTGGCCCACGGTGGGCGAGGAGGTGGTCGAGCGCATCCTCGCCTCCATGGCGCAGGTGCCGCCGAAGACCGTGGCCGGCAGCGACCGCGAGCGGCTGCGCACGCTGGAGACGGAGCTCAAGCGGCGCGTCTTCGGACAGGATGCCGCGCTCGGGCAGATCGCCGCCGCGATCAAGCTCTCCCGCGCCGGGCTGCGTGATCCGCGGAAGCCGATCGGATCGTTCCTCTTCACCGGCCCAACGGGCGTGGGAAAGACGGAGGTCGCCCGCTCGCTCGCGGAGGTGATGGGGATCGAGCTGATCCGCTTCGACATGAGCGAGTACATGGAGCCCCACACCGTCTCGCGGCTGATCGGCGCGCCGCCGGGCTACGTGGGCTTCGACCAGGCGGGGCTGCTGACCGAGGCGGTGAGCCGCACCCCGCACGCGGTGCTCCTGCTGGACGAGGTGGAGAAGGCGCACCCCGACGTCTTCAACCTGCTCCTGCAGGTGATGGACTACGGCAGGCTGACCGACAACAACGGGAAGCACGCCGACTTCCGCAACGTGGTGCTGGTGATGACCAGCAACGTCGGCGCGGAGGAGATCTCGCGCCGACGCGCCGGCTTCACCGCCGGGATGGTGGGAGGAGACGACGACCGGGCGTTCGAACGCACCTTTCCGCCCGAGTTTCGCAACCGGCTCGACGCGCGCATCTCCTTTGCGCCGCTAAACCTGGCGGTGATGGAGCGGATCGTGGACCGGCTCGTCGGCGAGGCGTGTGACCGACTGGCCGCCCGGAACGTCCATCTGATACTGGATGCAGGAGCACGCGCCTGGCTCGCCGAGCGCGGCCTCGACCCGCTGATGGGCGCCCGCCCGCTCGCGCGGCTGATCCAGGACGAGCTCCTCCGCCCGCTGGGCGACGAGATCCTCTTCGGCCGCCTCGAGCAAGGCGGCACGGTCACCGCTGGAGTGGAGGGCGGCCGGCTGGCCTTCCGCTACGCGGATGCGGTGGACATAGTTGCCATAAGCGCGCCGATGGTGTAA
- a CDS encoding helix-turn-helix domain-containing protein yields MGTSPRQLIVMHSNGAFRELVRRVTSGTFECTFLPDWESLRAIIPDAPPAAMLLVDPYASGSRDGLQLSQALRALLWEFPSATVVAAMELRPGRSHDVRTLGEWGVTDIIAIGEEDTQEAINRRLRSAQGRPLQHLLQRCLPSSVSGRSRTLLMTAAEVVSMGGRGRDLAKAMHLSERTVLRWSERAALPPPRRLMAWMRILLAASLLDDPGRTVLGVAYACGYSSDSSLRRAMQDFLGTIPTTLRREGAFSRASRRFLDELAEVKTWGKDTWKEKALEETRRKRRRPRRRSRG; encoded by the coding sequence ATGGGAACGAGTCCGCGCCAGCTCATCGTGATGCACTCGAATGGTGCGTTCCGGGAGCTGGTCCGGCGTGTGACCAGCGGGACCTTCGAGTGCACGTTCCTCCCCGACTGGGAGTCGCTGCGGGCCATCATCCCCGACGCGCCGCCGGCGGCGATGCTGCTGGTGGACCCGTACGCGTCGGGAAGCCGCGACGGGCTGCAGCTGTCGCAGGCGCTGCGGGCGCTGCTTTGGGAGTTCCCCTCTGCCACGGTGGTGGCGGCGATGGAGCTTCGCCCCGGGCGCTCGCACGACGTGCGGACGCTGGGCGAATGGGGCGTCACCGACATCATCGCCATCGGCGAGGAGGACACGCAAGAGGCCATCAACCGCCGCCTTCGCTCGGCGCAGGGCCGCCCGCTGCAGCATCTCCTGCAGCGCTGCCTCCCCTCGAGCGTGTCGGGGCGGTCGCGGACGCTGCTGATGACGGCGGCCGAGGTGGTGTCGATGGGCGGGCGCGGGCGGGACCTGGCCAAGGCGATGCACCTTTCGGAGCGCACCGTGCTGCGCTGGTCGGAGCGCGCGGCGCTGCCGCCGCCGCGGCGGCTGATGGCGTGGATGCGCATTCTCCTCGCCGCGTCGCTGCTGGACGATCCGGGGCGCACCGTGCTCGGCGTGGCCTACGCGTGCGGGTACTCGTCGGACAGCAGCCTGCGGCGCGCGATGCAGGACTTCCTGGGCACCATCCCCACCACGCTGCGGCGGGAGGGGGCGTTCTCGCGGGCGTCGCGGCGGTTCCTGGACGAGCTGGCGGAGGTGAAGACCTGGGGGAAGGACACCTGGAAGGAGAAGGCGCTGGAGGAAACCCGGCGAAAAAGGCGGAGACCACGGCGGAGATCGCGGGGCTGA
- a CDS encoding 4'-phosphopantetheinyl transferase superfamily protein, whose amino-acid sequence MPDRWEPAPPSLTLAGDEVHVWRASLAAAPAELALHHALLSDDERTRAARFRFEVHRDRFVAGRGIQRRILSRYLGVDPAALRYRLAEHGKPALDGPCADGGLQFNVSNSEDGLLVAVSRGRELGVDLEALLPVGDRDAVARRFFSVPENEVYDTIADDQRDAAFFTCWTRKEAYIKAIGEGLTMPLHCFDVTLRPGEPAHLLCTRGRPDEAARWTLRELDPGPGWLGALAVEGGGWTLRLFDWNPARPLGIPQKR is encoded by the coding sequence ATGCCTGACCGCTGGGAGCCCGCGCCGCCCTCCCTGACGCTGGCGGGCGACGAGGTGCACGTCTGGCGCGCCTCGCTCGCGGCCGCGCCGGCCGAGCTGGCGCTCCACCACGCCCTGCTCTCCGACGACGAGCGCACCCGCGCCGCGCGCTTCAGGTTCGAGGTGCACCGCGACCGCTTCGTGGCCGGCCGCGGGATCCAGCGCCGCATCCTCTCCCGCTACCTCGGCGTCGACCCCGCGGCCCTCCGCTACCGCCTGGCCGAGCACGGCAAGCCCGCCCTCGACGGCCCCTGTGCCGACGGCGGTCTCCAGTTCAACGTCTCCAACTCCGAGGACGGGCTCCTGGTGGCCGTCTCGCGCGGCCGCGAGCTGGGCGTGGACCTCGAGGCGCTGCTCCCCGTCGGCGACCGCGATGCGGTGGCGCGCCGCTTCTTCTCCGTGCCCGAGAACGAGGTCTACGACACCATCGCCGACGACCAGCGCGACGCGGCGTTCTTCACCTGCTGGACGCGCAAGGAGGCGTACATCAAGGCGATCGGCGAGGGGCTCACCATGCCGCTCCACTGCTTCGACGTCACGCTGCGCCCCGGCGAGCCCGCGCACCTCCTCTGCACCCGCGGCCGCCCCGACGAGGCCGCGCGGTGGACGCTCCGCGAGCTGGACCCCGGCCCCGGCTGGCTCGGCGCGCTCGCGGTGGAAGGCGGCGGCTGGACGCTGCGATTGTTCGACTGGAACCCCGCCCGTCCGCTCGGCATCCCCCAGAAGCGGTAA
- a CDS encoding alpha/beta fold hydrolase has protein sequence MSHAPPSQSRPARPSPWVVIPRPTPTARLRLFCFPFAGGSASVYTPWARHLPPEVELLAVQLPGRESRLVETPYSDMAELTEKLGAELAPFMDRPFALFGHSNGGLMAFELARLLRRTGRRMPEHLFASGRPAPQVELSDPPLHDLPEPEFLDALRRFNGTPEEVLQNPEIMGLIAPMLRADFALGETYRYTPGPPLAVPISAYGGERDTEVAPEEVEAWREQTSAAFQLRMFPGDHFFLIGDQARVLAALNAELRPLLARLGAYPMYA, from the coding sequence GTGTCTCACGCGCCTCCCTCGCAGAGCCGCCCCGCGCGCCCCAGCCCGTGGGTCGTCATCCCGCGCCCCACGCCGACCGCGCGGCTGCGGCTGTTCTGCTTCCCGTTCGCCGGCGGCAGCGCGTCCGTCTACACGCCGTGGGCGCGCCACCTGCCGCCCGAGGTGGAGCTGCTGGCCGTGCAGCTCCCCGGCCGCGAGAGCCGCCTGGTCGAGACGCCGTACAGCGACATGGCGGAGCTGACGGAGAAGCTCGGCGCCGAGCTGGCACCGTTCATGGACCGACCGTTCGCGCTGTTCGGGCACAGCAACGGCGGGCTGATGGCCTTCGAGCTGGCGCGCCTCCTGCGCCGCACCGGCCGCCGCATGCCCGAGCACCTGTTCGCCAGCGGCCGGCCCGCGCCGCAGGTGGAGCTCAGCGACCCGCCGCTGCACGACCTTCCCGAGCCCGAGTTCCTGGACGCGCTGCGGCGCTTCAACGGCACGCCGGAAGAGGTGCTGCAGAACCCGGAGATCATGGGGCTGATCGCGCCCATGCTCCGCGCCGACTTCGCGCTCGGCGAGACGTACCGCTACACGCCCGGGCCCCCGCTGGCGGTCCCCATCTCCGCGTACGGCGGCGAGCGCGACACGGAGGTGGCGCCGGAAGAGGTGGAGGCGTGGCGCGAGCAGACCAGCGCCGCCTTCCAGCTCCGCATGTTCCCCGGCGACCACTTCTTCCTGATCGGCGACCAGGCCCGGGTGCTGGCCGCGCTGAACGCCGAGCTGCGGCCGCTGCTGGCGCGGCTCGGCGCCTATCCGATGTATGCCTGA
- a CDS encoding acyl-CoA dehydrogenase family protein: protein MTDLAAPPVSSSAEAALRMELGSAQEAARAEFATYVDAHVAPHAGEWDRAAATPREVIRDLAATGWLGAVVPREQGGAGMDWVTFGLLNEELGRGCSSLRSLLTVHSMATHAVLRWGSRAQKERWLGPLARGEAIGAFALSEPAVGSDAAAVETTATADGDAYVLHGTKKWTTYGQIADVFLLFAKTEGKPVAFLLERGTPGFTVEPLHGVTGTRASMLAELRLDGCRVPRESRLGGAGFGLGIAVATLEVGRYSVACGAAGIVRACLDASLRYAAERRQFGAPIGEHQLVQRMLANMAAEWRAAHWLCLRAGWLRDQGDPAAAHETFVAKYFASTAATRAALDAVQIHGANGVTEAYPVERYLRDSRVMEIIEGSTQIQQVAIARAELEALRVSRG, encoded by the coding sequence GTGACCGACCTGGCCGCCCCGCCCGTGTCCTCCTCTGCCGAGGCCGCGCTCCGCATGGAGCTGGGCTCCGCGCAGGAGGCCGCGCGCGCGGAGTTCGCCACGTACGTCGACGCCCACGTCGCCCCGCACGCGGGGGAGTGGGACCGCGCCGCGGCGACTCCGCGCGAGGTGATCCGGGATCTGGCGGCGACCGGCTGGCTGGGCGCCGTCGTCCCGCGCGAGCAGGGCGGCGCGGGGATGGACTGGGTGACCTTCGGGCTGCTGAACGAGGAATTGGGCCGCGGCTGCTCGTCGCTGCGCTCGCTGCTGACCGTGCACAGCATGGCCACCCACGCCGTGCTGCGCTGGGGAAGCCGCGCGCAGAAGGAGCGCTGGCTCGGCCCGCTCGCGCGCGGCGAGGCCATCGGCGCGTTCGCGCTCAGCGAGCCCGCCGTGGGCAGCGACGCGGCGGCGGTGGAGACGACGGCCACGGCGGACGGCGACGCGTACGTGCTGCACGGGACGAAGAAGTGGACCACGTACGGCCAGATCGCCGACGTCTTCCTCCTCTTCGCGAAGACCGAGGGGAAGCCGGTCGCGTTCCTGCTGGAGCGCGGGACGCCGGGGTTCACCGTCGAGCCGCTGCACGGCGTCACCGGCACGCGGGCGTCGATGCTGGCCGAGCTGCGGCTGGACGGCTGCCGCGTGCCCAGGGAGTCGCGGCTGGGCGGCGCCGGCTTCGGGCTGGGGATCGCCGTGGCCACGCTCGAGGTGGGCCGCTACAGCGTGGCCTGCGGCGCGGCGGGGATCGTCCGCGCCTGCCTGGACGCGTCGCTGCGCTACGCGGCGGAGCGGCGGCAGTTCGGCGCGCCCATCGGCGAGCACCAGTTGGTGCAGCGGATGCTGGCGAACATGGCCGCCGAGTGGCGTGCCGCGCACTGGCTCTGCCTGCGAGCCGGCTGGCTGCGCGACCAGGGCGACCCCGCCGCCGCGCACGAGACGTTCGTGGCCAAGTACTTCGCCAGCACCGCGGCCACGCGCGCGGCGCTGGATGCGGTGCAGATCCACGGCGCCAACGGCGTCACCGAGGCGTACCCGGTGGAGCGCTACCTGCGCGATTCGCGGGTGATGGAGATCATCGAGGGAAGCACGCAGATCCAGCAGGTCGCCATCGCGCGCGCCGAGTTGGAGGCGCTGCGGGTCTCCCGCGGGTGA
- a CDS encoding acyl carrier protein codes for MNDEQIRQRLREFVSRFFRGHDLQDGEDIFATGYVNSMFAMQLVQFVEGEFGVTVESEDLDLDNFRSIDALSAFVGRKLGAPAA; via the coding sequence ATGAACGACGAACAGATCCGCCAGCGGCTGCGCGAGTTCGTGAGCCGCTTCTTCCGCGGGCACGACCTGCAGGACGGCGAGGACATCTTCGCCACCGGCTACGTGAACTCGATGTTCGCCATGCAGCTGGTGCAGTTCGTGGAGGGCGAGTTCGGCGTGACGGTGGAGAGCGAGGACCTGGACCTCGACAACTTCCGCTCGATCGATGCCCTCTCGGCCTTCGTGGGGCGCAAGCTGGGCGCGCCCGCCGCGTGA
- a CDS encoding 3-hydroxyacyl-CoA dehydrogenase NAD-binding domain-containing protein: MTENQGAPATVGVVGAGVMGVGVAQNLAQTGHRVLLLDVGDDVLARARAEIEKGLRFHGMFSRQKGGPPAAEVLARISFTTSYDGFAEADFVIENVTEKWEIKSPIYPVLDEVCPPHACFAANTSAYSITRIGSLTRRPDRVLGMHFMNPVPLKPTVEVIRAFHTSQQTVDTAQALLRAMGKEGIVVNDMPGFVSNRVLMLTINEAVWLVQDQVAAAEDVDRIFKTCFGHKMGPLETADLIGLDTILYSVEVLYESYNDSKYRPCPLLKKMVDAGLHGRKNGRGFYDYTVAGAA; encoded by the coding sequence ATGACCGAGAACCAGGGGGCGCCGGCCACCGTGGGGGTGGTGGGCGCCGGCGTGATGGGCGTGGGGGTGGCGCAGAACCTGGCGCAGACCGGCCACCGCGTGCTGCTGCTGGACGTGGGCGACGACGTCCTCGCCCGCGCCCGCGCGGAGATCGAGAAGGGGCTGCGCTTCCACGGGATGTTCAGCCGGCAGAAGGGCGGTCCGCCCGCGGCCGAGGTGCTGGCGCGCATCTCCTTCACCACCTCGTACGACGGCTTCGCGGAGGCCGACTTCGTGATCGAGAACGTTACGGAGAAGTGGGAGATCAAGAGCCCGATCTACCCCGTGCTCGACGAGGTCTGCCCGCCGCACGCCTGCTTCGCGGCCAACACCTCGGCGTACTCCATCACCCGCATCGGCTCGCTCACGCGGCGGCCCGACCGGGTGCTGGGAATGCACTTCATGAACCCCGTCCCCCTCAAACCCACGGTGGAGGTGATCCGCGCCTTCCACACCTCGCAGCAGACGGTCGACACCGCGCAGGCGCTGCTCCGGGCGATGGGGAAGGAGGGGATCGTGGTGAACGACATGCCCGGCTTCGTCAGCAACCGCGTGCTGATGCTGACCATCAACGAGGCCGTGTGGCTGGTGCAGGACCAGGTGGCCGCGGCCGAGGACGTCGACCGCATCTTCAAGACCTGCTTCGGGCACAAGATGGGGCCGCTGGAGACGGCGGACCTGATCGGGCTGGACACCATCCTCTACAGCGTGGAAGTGCTGTACGAGAGCTACAACGACAGCAAGTACCGCCCCTGTCCGCTGCTGAAGAAGATGGTCGACGCCGGGCTGCACGGCCGCAAGAACGGCCGCGGCTTCTACGACTACACCGTCGCCGGTGCGGCGTAG